The window GAGAGGCCTGTGAGGCCTGATACTCTCGTCAGTACCCTTGAGTCAGCCATCCGCTCACGGCAGCGGCAATATCAGGTGAAATCTCTTTTGGAAGAGCGGGAGAAAATGACCTTGGAAGCCTTGGAAGCTGACCGTCGTAAGGATGAATTCCTCGCCATGCTCGCGCATGAGTTGCGCAATCCACTGGCTTCCGTCGCCAATGCCACCGCACTTCTCAAAAGCTCCAGTGATCAGGAGACTCTGGCTTGGTCAACAGGCGTTATTGAACGACAAACGCACCAACTCACCCACATCATTGATGATCTGCTCGACGTTTCACGCATCACCACGGGCAAAATCCGGCTGCGCCGTAGCCACATCAACATGGCCGTCGTCCTAGATCGGGCCTGTGATTCCGCCCTGCCGCTCATGGCCGAGCGCGGGCACCGCTTCACCTGCGATTATCCAAAGCTCGATCTCTGGCTGGAGGCTGATCCGACGCGTATTGAGCAAGTGGTGCTCAATCTTCTGGCGAATGCAGCCAAGTACACTCCTAAAAACGGCTGCATCCAGCTCACCGCCATAAACCAGGGCGCGGATATTTTAGTGATCGTCAAAGACAACGGGATTGGCATTGAACCCAAACGCCTCCCCGAAATGTTTCAACTTTTCACTCAGGGTGAAAGGTCCATTGCACGCAGCGAAGGTGGACTTGGTATCGGGCTAACCATTGTGCAAAAATTGACCGAAATGCATGATGGCCAAGTGGATGCCCACAGCGATGGTCCTGGGCTAGGCAGCACTTTCAGCATTCGGCTTCCCGCCACAGTCCCTCAAAAATCCGCTACCCTCATGGGAGATCGTGAGCTGCGGCCTAAGTTGATCTCAAAGCGAGTTTTGGTCGTGGATGATAATGTGGATTCCGCTGTCGGTCTGGCGAAGTTACTCACTCGTGCAGGTCACCAAGTGGCTCTGGCTTATGACGGGACTGAGGCT of the Prosthecobacter dejongeii genome contains:
- a CDS encoding ATP-binding response regulator codes for the protein MILAPTRNDARLTADFLDTAGLRPNICQGLEDLRQRVQAGCGAILVAEEVLGKESVKILADLLREQPSWSDLPIVIITGTREAWARHRHLSALTPTGNVSIIERPVRPDTLVSTLESAIRSRQRQYQVKSLLEEREKMTLEALEADRRKDEFLAMLAHELRNPLASVANATALLKSSSDQETLAWSTGVIERQTHQLTHIIDDLLDVSRITTGKIRLRRSHINMAVVLDRACDSALPLMAERGHRFTCDYPKLDLWLEADPTRIEQVVLNLLANAAKYTPKNGCIQLTAINQGADILVIVKDNGIGIEPKRLPEMFQLFTQGERSIARSEGGLGIGLTIVQKLTEMHDGQVDAHSDGPGLGSTFSIRLPATVPQKSATLMGDRELRPKLISKRVLVVDDNVDSAVGLAKLLTRAGHQVALAYDGTEALAQAQLQSSEAIVLDIGLPGMDGYEVARLLRQETWGRQALLIAVTGYGQEEDKQRAMDAGFDHHLVKPVDLTRLKSLLRVSPEEPAVEQISA